The genomic region GGGAAAAGCATTGCTTGTTTTACATTTCCCGTGTCGTTTTCTCCATTTCAATTGGTTTCCTCAATCAATTGAAGGAAAACACTCATCATGGAGACTATTTTCGAAATACAAAGGCGTTTGCATGAGGAATGTGACCGCCTGGTTATGGCCATGTCGGAGGAGCTGATGATCCCGAAGAAGACGGTAAGTAAACATAGCACTGCGTTGTTGAGGTGATTTTCCGTAATTAAAAGAGTTTCTACCACGTTTTTCCTTGTCCCACGATAGACCAAAGAAAAAGTGCTGGCTGATCACAGGATAAAAATCTATCTGGAACGCTACCAAACTTGCTCGAAGTCGCTGCTGGAACTGTACCAGGACAAGGATGGTGAGCGGAAGCAGGAGATTACCAATATGAGTGTAAACGAGTTCAAAGAGTTCTACAGCCAGTTCAATGGGTTGATCGAGTTTCACTCCAACCACGGCAACAATGTGGCCGTGCCGGCATCGATCGAGTTTAACAAGCTGAAGGATCAGCTGAACGATCCGGCGTACCTAGCGGAAGTGGTAAAGTTCAGCGACGTTGAAAACTATGGCCAGTATCTGGATCTGCACGAGTGCTACGACAACTTTATCAACCTGAAAGGCATCGACAAGATTGACTACATTACGTATCTGTCGGAGTTCAACAAGTTCGCCGAAATACCGCGGAAGCAGAAGAACCAAAAATATAAGGCGTATCTGCAGCTACTGCACGACTACCTATGCTCGTTCATCACACGCAGTCGGCCGCTTTTCTTTGAGCTAGAGCACACGGTCAAGCGCAACGAGTTGCAGTTTGAGGACATGTGGAAGAACGGCATCGTGCCGGGATGGGAGAAGGTGCGCGAGGTGGACGACGATGCGTTGATTAACTTGAACGAGTTCGCCCGTTGGGAGGATCTGACCTACCTGGGGCTCGATCGGCTGAAGGCGGCCCTGCAGGCACTCGACATGAAGTGCGGCGGTACACTGGAGGAACGTGCAcaacgtttgttttcctccaaagACGATAAGAACAAGGACAACGAACGGAAGCGCATGATGAACGTGAACAAGGAGAAGGACATCGCGCTGCTCGAGTACAAGATAGTGAAGCTGTCGGAGCTAGTGGACGACCAGATCTACGAGACGAAGATCAATCTGCAGCGCAAGCAGGCCCGCTACACGCTCGACGAGAGCGATGAGGACAGCATGGACGAGGTCGAGtcggacgatgacgatggcaTTCCGTACAACCCGAAGAATCTGCCCCTCGGGTACGACGGCAAACCGATCCCGTACTGGCTGTACAAGCTGCACCAGCTGCACTTTACGTACGAGTGTGAAATCTGCGGCAACTACAAGTACAACGGGCCGAAAGCGTTCCAGAACCATTTCTCCGAGTGGCGGCACGCGCACGGCATGCGCTGCCTGGGCATCCCCAATACGGCCCACTTCGCTAACATTACGAAGATCGAGGACGCGCTGATGCTGTGGGACAAGGTGAAGGATCAGACGTTTTCGAAGATGTGGGTACCGGCAAACGAGGAAGAGTTCGAAGATTCGCGCGGTAACATTCTCAGCAAGAAGGTGTATCTGGATCTGCAAAAACAAGGTTTGCTGTAGATTACGGCATCGTACCCAACGACGCGCCAGAAGAGCAACGAAATGGCACGCCCCACAGCGCGACGCTTCTGCTAGGAAACAGAACATGTATCATTTGGCCGTTGGCGCCAGCAAACGGCTCCTTGTTCCGTATTCTGTTTACGTTTGCACGAACCCGTTTCGTAATTTGCATCCAACGTGTCTGGCACTGCGATCGAGCGAAAGGGTGGGCGCGCTGGTTTGTGAAGCTATAGGGAAAAGGGGTGCACGAAAAAGTCTAATTTTAAACCACACGAAAGGGAGACGAACATGATCTTTTCATTTATGTGTAAAATACCAAGTGTCGGACGACGGTCGCGGACATCTTCGTTTGAATGATTACAATAAAATATCTGCCTCCCGAAAACAAATCGTTTTGTTTACTGTCTTCGCAAAAACACGTAAAGAAATGGTGTTTTAATAATATGCTAAATAAAGCAATGATTCATGGAAGAAAGGGAAACAGGAAAACCACacgaattttaaaatatcttcCTCCCTCCACACGGTTTCCACCAATTGACGCCACAACGTCTGCTAAAGTTGTTTATCGCAATAAAAAGTTTAGTAATTGTGCTCGCGCAGAGGTCCCAACGCAACCCAAGATGATTATCTTTCGTGTAGGTTAAACTTTGCACACGGTTTGCTTCAACTAGTGGCTAGAATCGATTACTTTTAAACTGCGCCAATTAAACGCCACTCGTGGTCACCGTCGCAACGGGCCGCATTGGACCGTTTAGCGCAGCTAATATGCTGCCGGCAAGGAACTTTTGCCtttagaagcactttcaacgCGTTTCTCTCCACGCGCCTTGTTATGCCATTAGCAGGTTGGTGGAAGGATTGTAAGTAAACATTCTGGTGGCCCCCTTCTGGCCGTGTGGTGACGGCAGCCATGATTCAAATGCCACGAACAAGCTGAAGTGGTTCGCCCGCGAGGGGTTGCGATGGCGGGAGATAATTTTAGCAAAACACcgccattttattatttccaccCCGATCGATCACTCCCCGATGATGCTGGCGATGATCGAACGCTCGCTAGGGGCGGTTCGGGCCCGTCATAATCGCCATCGATCGACGaggttcgatcgattttctctAGACGTTTCGGAATGTTGTAGCGCGAAAAATGCCCTCAATTGTTGGTAGGAAATATCATAGTCAAGTGTGTTGTATTCCGCACGGTGCTCTTAACGCACACAAACTCTCCCCTATTTTCCAGCGACGGACGGTGGTAGGCCCCAACGACGAGCCGTTGTTTATTTGCACAGTTGACAGAGTTCGCCTCCATTGCTCGCGCCCAAAATTGGACGACGCAAGAATGGCTCTTTTCGGGCAGCTGTGGAGTTTTTTGGCAAACAGAATATAAACATTCGGTTGTTAACACCTCGGTGGCGATACCAAACCCGTGTTTAGCGCCCTTTCCGGGTGGTTGCAGTGGAAGTATCCTACTTGGTATTCAGTATCAACATTTGCGGGTTCCTATGGGCCACAGAGGTAAAATCTGCGCCATGAGCGTACGTTTTCGAAATGAAGTAACAGTTATCGAGTGAGTGATAAACTTGTCAACGTGATTTTTaagttcaaataaaatatgctTCTCCAACAAACCATTTTGATATCATTAACACAGGACATTGCGAGAATGAAATGGgtcaatagaaataaaataaatttaaataaaagtacATGGAAGAAAATTGTTCCTAGCTTCCTATCCAATATCAGCAATATTCCATGCATTCTTTGTAAAGCCTATGGTAATTTCTTACCGGCTTCTCCAAAAACGAAACTAAGCAC from Anopheles coustani chromosome 3, idAnoCousDA_361_x.2, whole genome shotgun sequence harbors:
- the LOC131272085 gene encoding splicing factor 3A subunit 3 — encoded protein: METIFEIQRRLHEECDRLVMAMSEELMIPKKTTKEKVLADHRIKIYLERYQTCSKSLLELYQDKDGERKQEITNMSVNEFKEFYSQFNGLIEFHSNHGNNVAVPASIEFNKLKDQLNDPAYLAEVVKFSDVENYGQYLDLHECYDNFINLKGIDKIDYITYLSEFNKFAEIPRKQKNQKYKAYLQLLHDYLCSFITRSRPLFFELEHTVKRNELQFEDMWKNGIVPGWEKVREVDDDALINLNEFARWEDLTYLGLDRLKAALQALDMKCGGTLEERAQRLFSSKDDKNKDNERKRMMNVNKEKDIALLEYKIVKLSELVDDQIYETKINLQRKQARYTLDESDEDSMDEVESDDDDGIPYNPKNLPLGYDGKPIPYWLYKLHQLHFTYECEICGNYKYNGPKAFQNHFSEWRHAHGMRCLGIPNTAHFANITKIEDALMLWDKVKDQTFSKMWVPANEEEFEDSRGNILSKKVYLDLQKQGLL